One genomic segment of Helianthus annuus cultivar XRQ/B chromosome 14, HanXRQr2.0-SUNRISE, whole genome shotgun sequence includes these proteins:
- the LOC110904048 gene encoding protein KINESIN LIGHT CHAIN-RELATED 2 — MSKSGVQSSSHGNLSLPRKNLSIVPPPRSSLSTQELDNDIIDLDQASPLAADTYEQLFRDAFDEQSVDGSPVSSVHDINIELELRSLAAGGHAKGDKTMKRSVIKIDTMEPSCSTPKSSTPKSGTPKSGTPKAGTPKKLNLSPSVRSVSSPRSPLVPKPKTRSKSFQDNNLPLGSPRIGSPRVASPRVSTLQGSNKEDPAYLGPYLLKQTQELISSGENPKKCLELGIRAMKAFETGRFQKPNLEYVMCLHIVAALYCSLGQYGEAIPVLERSIEIPSMGEGHKNSLAKFAGCMQLGDTHAMLGYIENSILCYTAGLGIQRQVLGVTDPRFGETCRYVAEAHIQALEFDEAKKLCQMALDIHKANGSTASVEEAADRRLMGLVCDAKGEYEAALEHYVLASITMSAAGQDSDVAAIDVCIGDAYLSLARYDEAVFAYQKALNVFKATKGDNHPSVASVFVRLAELYNKMGKFRESKSYCGNALRIYEKPMPGSPNDEIGNGFIEVAAIYESMNEIGPAINLLKKALKVFGKVQGQLSTIAGVEAQMGVLYYMMRSYSDSYDYFKVAVSKLRVVAEKKSALFGNVLNQMGLACVQIDLLDEAADLFEEAKGVLEVEYGPHHPDTLGVYSNLAGTYDAMGRWDDAIEILEYVVGMREEKLGTASSDVDDEKRRLAQILKDAGRDRSKKDLSLEFLLDG; from the exons ATGTCGAAATCCGGGGTACAATCGAGCTCGCATGGAAACCTTTCCTTGCCTCGTAAAAACCTGTCCATAGTGCCACCACCAAGGAGTTCATTAAGCACACAAGAACTCGACAACGATATAATCGATTTAGATCAAGCCAGCCCTTTGGCTGCTGACACTTATGAGCAGTTGTTTCGTGATGCATTCGACGAGCAAAGCGTGGATGGATCACCCGTATCATCCGTCCATGATATAAATATCGAGTTGGAGCTACGATCTCTTGCGGCAGGAGGGCATGCAAAAGGAGataaaaccatgaaaaggagtgtGATCAAGATTGATACAATGGAACCATCTTGTAGTACTCCAAAATCTAGTACTCCAAAATCCGGTACCCCAAAATCCGGTACCCCAAAAGCCGGTACTCCAAAGAAGTTAAATCTTTCTccaagtgtaagaagtgtatctTCTCCAAGATCTCCACTAGTTCCAAAACCGAAAACAAGAAGCAAATCGTTCCAAGACAATAACCTACCTCTTGGGAGCCCAAGGATAGGGAGCCCGAGAGTAGCGAGCCCAAGAGTAAGCACGTTGCAAGGATCGAACAAAGAAGATCCTGCATACTTAGGGCCTTACTTACTGAAGCAAACTCAGGAGTTGATATCATCAGGGGAGAACCCGAAGAAATGTCTGGAATTGGGGATAAGAGCGATGAAAGCGTTTGAAACTGGTCGGTTTCAGAAGCCGAATTTGGAGTATGTCATGTGTTTGCATATTGTAGCAGCGTTGTATTGTAGTTTAGGGCAGTATGGTGAAGCCATTCCTGTTCTAGAACGTTCTATCGAGATACCAAGTATGGGTGAAGGTCATAAGAACTCACTAGCGAAATTTGCGGGGTGTATGCAGTTAGGTGATACACACGCGATGCTTGGATACATTGAAAATTCGATATTATGTTATACAGCGGGGTTGGGAATTCAACGACAGGTTTTGGGTGTGACCGATCCTCGATTTGGAGAAACTTGTAGGTATGTAGCGGAAGCTCATATTCAAGCATTGGAGTTTGATGAAGCCAAAAAGTTATGTCAAATGGCTCTCGACATACACAAAGCGAACGGCTCAACCGCTTCTGTAGAAGAAGCAGCGGACCGGAGACTTATGGGGCTTGTTTGTGACGCCAAGGGTGAATACGAGGCTGCACTTGAACATTATGTGTTAGCCAGCATCACCATGTCTGCAGCCGGTCAAGACTCTGATGTTGCAGCCATTGATGTATGTATCGGTGACGCTTATTTATCTCTGGCTCGTTATGATGAAGCGGTTTTCGCTTATCAAAAAGCGTTAAATGTGTTTAAGGCTACAAAAGGAGACAATCACCCATCAGTTGCTTCAGTTTTCGTTCGTTTAGCTGAGCTGTACAACAAGATGGGGAAATTTCGCGAATCGAAATCTTATTGTGGTAACGCATTGCGTATTTACGAAAAGCCCATGCCAGGAAGCCCAAATGACGAAATAGGTAACGGCTTCATTGAAGTTGCTGCTATATATGAATCCATGAATGAAATCGGGCCAGCGATAAATCTACTAAAAAAGGCGCTAAAGGTTTTCGGGAAAGTTCAAGGTCAACTGAGCACGATTGCAGGCGTTGAGGCTCAAATGGGAGTTTTGTACTACATGATGAGGAGTTATTCGGACTCGTATGATTATTTTAAGGTTGCTGTTTCAAAACTAAGAGTGGTTGCTGAGAAGAAATCGGCTTTATTTGGTAATGTTTTGAACCAAATGGGACTCGCTTGTGTTCAGATCGATCTGTTAGACGAGGCTGCTGATCTTTTTGAAGAAGCAAAGGGTGTTTTGGAGGTGGAATATGGGCCTCATCATCCAGATACACTTGGGGTTTACAGCAATCTTGCTGGAACATATGATGCAATGGGCAG GTGGGATGATGCAATTGAGATACTGGAATATGTTGTAGGGATGAGAGAGGAGAAGCTGGGAACCGCGAGTTCGGATGTGGATGATGAGAAAAGAAGGCTGGCCCAGATACTGAAAGACGCGGGTAGGGATCGAAGCAAGAAAGATTTGTCACTTGAATTCCTGCTTGATGGTTAA
- the LOC110907496 gene encoding RNA exonuclease 4, which yields MDPSETLRNKCASCYRQFNRKEHLVEHMRTSYHSVHEPICGICGKRSRSFESLREHLIGPLPKAECERVFRERGCDLCLNIFGSRNALRVHRDTCQLSYGYNAVLYRFANLGIQDDLRIDNGKSRAVALACKMVGGGSDGSLDLCAKICIIDEYENILFRSYVKPYLPVTHYRYETTGIRPEYLRDAMPLRQVQRKIQDFLCNGEPMWKIRPRGGKARILVGHGLDHDLKCMELEYPAIKLRDTANYPPLMKTSKLSNSLKYLTKAYLGYDIQVGIQDPYEDCVATMRLYRRMRSQAHRNENYPLASDPQNKNNFASWRQSELERMTPEELLAISRSDFYCWCLDGKDYV from the exons ATGGATCCTTCAGAGACTCTAAG GAATAAGTGTGCATCCTGCTATAGGCAATTCAACAGAAAGGAGCACCTAGTGGAACACATGAGGACCTCATACCACTCGGTTCATGAGCCCATTTGTGGAATTTGTGGAAAACGCTCTCGATCATTTGAATCTCTTCGAGAACATCTTATAG GACCCTTACCAAAGGCAGAATGTGAAAGGGTGTTTCGCGAGCGTGGTTGTGACTTATGCTTAAACATCTTTGGCAGTCGCAATGCTCTCAGGGTTCACCGAGATACATGCCAACTATCATATGGATATAAT GCTGTACTATACCGATTTGCTAACTTAGGCATCCAAGATGACCTAAGAATCGATAACGGGAAATCAAGAGCTGTTGCACTTGCTTGCAAGATGGTTGGTGGTGGTAGTGATGGTTCTTTGGATCTTTGTGCAAAAATTTGCATCATTGATGAATATGAGAATATATTATTCCGGTCCTATGTCAAACCATACCTTCCTGTTACACACTACAG GTATGAGACAACTGGCATTCGGCCCGAATACCTCAGGGATGCAATGCCACTTAGACAAGTTCAAAGAAAGATTCAAGATTTCTTGTGCAATGGAGAACCCATGTGGAAGATCCGCCCAAGAGGTGGGAAAGCAAGGATTCTTGTAGGTCATGGTTTGGATCATGATCTTAAATGCATGGAGTTGGAGTACCCTGCAATTAAATTAAG AGATACAGCAAACTATCCACCCTTAATGAAGACTAGCAAGCTCAGCAACTCACTTAAGTATCTTACAAAAGCATACCTCGG GTATGATATTCAAGTTGGGATACAAGATCCTTATGAAGATTGCGTTGCAACGATGAGGCTTTACAGGAGGATGAGATCACAGGCTCATAGAAATGAGAACTATCCGCTTGCTTCGGACCCACAAAATAAGAATAACTTTGCTTCATGGAGACAAAGTGAGCTTGAGAGGATGACTCCTGAGGAACTGTTGGCAATCTCAAGGTCCGATTTCTATTGTTGGTGCCTAGACGGCAAAGACTATGTTTAA